The genomic region CAAAGTATATAGTTAAAAAATATATTAGTTTAAAAAAAGTATTAAAAATCAATGCCTTAAAAACAGAACAATCCTTATTTTTGATTTTTTAATGGAATAAAAAACTCCGAAAGCACTATACTTTCGGAGTTTTAAAATACTATTTTGGTCTTTTATTTTATTCGGATGTTATGTGTTTCGAGTACCTTTTTTGCATTATCATTATCCGGGTTTAATTTTAATGATTTTTGATAAGCCTGAAGCGCCTTTTTTGTCGCACCGGTTTGTAGTAATATTTCGCCGTAGCTGTCGAACGTATTAAAACCTTTCGGATACAATTCGGTGTTTAGTTTTAAAATTTTCAGGGCTTCGTTCGTTTTTCCCGATTCCAATAATTCATATCCGAAACTATTGATCCTTTCCTCACTAACATCGTATTCCGATTGTTTCCCTTTGGCGACTTCCGATTTGAGTAATTGAATGATCGGATCAATCGCTTTTTGTTCGTTATAATAGGCCGAAACCGATTTTAAATTCATCGCCCGTTCTTTCGCTTCCTGTTCGGCAAGCGTTTCTACGCTATAGTATTTTCGCTGTTCGTCGGTTATCTGCGTCGGATCGATTTTATAACGTTCCCACCGTCCGTTAGTTCTGTTTTTAACGAATTGTGTTCCGTAAATCTGTGGTTTTCCTCTTCGCATTAAATCCCGGTCGACTGCCGCCGCATACCACCATTTATTCAGTGTTTCGTCCAATTGTATGGCTTTTTCAAAACTTTTGACCGCCATAGCCGAATCGATCGAGTCACTGCCGTGCTGAAATACAATCCCCGCATTGAGATAGTCTTTCGCGGTTTTTACCCGGTCTTCTTTAAACAATTGTGCGGTTCGTTCGCGTCTTGTTTTGTCTTCTTTATTTAAAATCGTCCAGTCAATATTCGGTTGCTTTCTGGCATTTTGATCATCATCGGCCATTTTTTGAAGTTCCGGGTTGTCTGTTGTTTGTGAAAAGGTTGTAGCCGATAGCAATAGTATCGTTATTGTTTGAAGAAAGTTTGGCTTTGTCATATTTTTGGTTTGTATATAGGGTTTGGAATAACAAGATTACTTTTTTTTTAAAAACCGAAAACTTGTAAAAATGAGACATCCTGTTATTTTGTGAAATACCAAAAAGTATCGGCCGAGCCTAACCGGGTTCCTTTATTAAAAAACTGTTTAGGCGAATGATGGTAAATTTTTCAAAGGTTTTATTCAAATGCGCCTGATCACTAAAATTATATTCGTATGCCAGTTCCGTAAAACTCTGACCATCATTCCTTCGGGCGTTCTTTGGTGCGATCGATAGAGGGAAATAACATTGTTGTAATGCGGAAAACAGGTAAACTCGGTTCTCACATTATCGGGTTTGATGTCAACATAATAATATATTGGGTTTCCGGTGAAAAGGTTTCAAAAATGGCTTTCATTTTCTATACAATGCAGGAATCCCTTTTACAATTTACCGTATTTTTCGTGCAATTGTTGTATCGTATTTCCCATTAATTCCTTAACCACTTCAATATCGATATCCGCCAGTTTTTTGACATAAATGCAGCCTTTGCTTATCTTGCATTTTCCGAGCTTTTCCAGCAACGGGTGCTGTTCTTCATTTCCCATATGAATGTATAATGAAATAGCCGCTTTTCGCGGTGAAAATCCAACCAAAGGCCAGTCTCCTTCCTGCCGGCTTCGCTCCGATTTATAATGATAGCGCCCGAAACCGATAATTGATGGTCCCCACATTTTGGGTTCAAAACCGGTAAAATCCTGCATGATTTTCACCAAAGCATAGCTATCCTGCTTTTTTTGTTCGGTAGCGGCAAAGCTGTCGATAAACTCGTGAACATTGGCGTCGGTTTGTCTGGTTTTAATGGCGGCCATACTTACTTTTATTTGATCAATAAATATAAATTGAAAATTATATAAAAATCGGATATCGGAATACATCGTTAACTAAATTTTATATAAACCCCAAACTCCTATTCCACACGATCGCACTCTTTCTTCTTTTCTCTTTCTTCTTTTCTCTTTCTTCTTAAACCATCTTTACACCGTATAACAGTATTCGTTTAAAAGCATATAATGCCGGTAGTTTTGGGAAATGTGCAGCGATTCGTTCCAAAAACACTCGTTTAAAATGCAACTGTTGATCGTCGTCCATCCGTTCTGTATAAGGCAATAAGGCAGTTCCGGAAATAAATTCAAACAAGGTTTTATGATCTTCCGCGATGATCGGATATACTTTTTGTAGCAATTGCATGTCGCGTATGCCGTTGTCGAACAAAATCTGCGCATAACGATCCAAAGACAATACCGGTGAGTCGCGTTTGTATCCTTTTAAATAGTCTGAAAAGGGCTTTTCCTGGACCATATCGAATAAAATCCGGTTTAAAATATTCTCCGTTTGCACCGGCATTTGTATCGCTAATTGTCCATCGGACTGAACGCAAGAAATGAGTTTAGGAAACAACACTTCGTGATCCGGCGACCATTGTAACGCGGCATTACTAAAAATCAGATCCCATTTTTGATCGGAATGGATAACCGATTCGGTTGTCGTCTGCTTAAAATATAGGTTCTCGTTTACAAACGCTTTTGATTTTTCCAGCATTTCGGCCGAAGCATCAATCCCGGTAAAATGACTTCCGGGAAACTGTCGGGATAAAATCGCGGTTTGTTCACCGGTTCCGCAACCTAAATCGATCGCTCTAAGATTTTCTTTCGGTTGAATAAAAGCCGCCAGGTCATAAAATGGTTGGTAACGGACTTTTTTAAACTGATCGTATCGTTCGGGATTCCAGGCCATCGTTTTTTGTTTTGGTTTAATACCGTTTCAAGTTACTATTTTTTAAAACGTATCACAAGTTTTATTACAATTCTACGCTGGCAGTTCCTTTGGTAATCAGATCCCGGTGCGCAATTCCCCATTGTGCCAGAATCGTAATTACCGGTTGTACCGTTTCGCCATAAGGTGTGAGTTCGTACATCACACTAACCGGTTGTGTCGTGATCACCGTACGTTTGATCAATTGATTTATTTCCATTTCCTTTAACTCCCGACTGAGCATTTTTCCGGAAATTCCATCGACATCCTTTAAAATATCGGAATAGCGTTTTTTTCCGAATAGCAACGATGCAATAATCGAAATCTTCCATTTACCGCCCAAAACATACATTGCATCATGTACCGCCATTATTGCCTTATTACAGGCCATTTGTGAGTGAATCGGTGTTTCCATATCCAGCTTGTTACCTCTATGTTACTATTACTTTTTGTTTGTTAGTGACAAAAGTAAACAACTTATTTCGAACTTTGTCCTCAGAATCATTAAATTGTACTATCATGGAATTAATCGAAAGCCTTAAATGGCGTTATGCGACTAAAAAATTCAACACCGAAAAAGTAAATCCCGATACTATCGACCAGATTATTAATGCGACCAATTTATCGGCTTCTTCAACCGGATTACAGCCGTATCGCCTGATTGTAGTCGAAAACCCGGAACTTAAAAAAGAATTGGGCGAAGGTTCTTTTAATACGCAAATTGCCAATTCCTCTCATCTATTGGTTTTTGCCGCATTTGAAAAAGTCACTCTTGAACAAATTGAAGACTATATGAACCATATTGCGACCGTACGCGCAATTCCGGTTGAAAATCTAGCTGATTTTAAAAATGCATTGGTAAACGGTATCTTGTCACGCGGCGACGAACACAATTTCCAATGGGCCGCCCGACAAGCCTATATCGGTCTTGGAACCGCAATGATTGCTGCTGCCGATTTACGTGTCGATTCCACACCTATGGAAGGCTTCGACCCTGAAAAATTCGATCGCCTTTTGGGTTTACAGGAAAAAGGATTAAAAAGTGTTGTGGTACTGGCTTTAGGTTACCGCGATGCCGAAAATGATACTTTTGCGACTTTTAAAAAAGTGCGTTTACCGCAGGAAGAATTTGCCATTACTGTGGCTTAATCTCATCCTTATTATTTGTAAAATCCCTTATTTAAGGGATTTTTTGTATTACAAAACGGTTTTTTGGTTGTACTAAATGCTCTGATTTTAATATTTATAGCTGAAATTCGTCCGAATTTAGTACTTTCAATACTGTTTAAAATAGTCTGCGATGTCCTTAAAACACTTATTCCAAATTTTGTTGTACCTGTTCGTTACCTCGGCGAATGCACAATCTGATGTTCGCCAATATACACGTTACACTGGCTACGGACAATTCAACCGGGAAGATCTGATCGTTTTAAGACGTTTTCAACAAAACGGACAATTGCAATATCTAACCGTAAATTGTACGACACTCGAAACCCGGATTGTACCCGCTACCGCATTACAGGTTCAAACTGCTTCCTGGGAAACACTGAAAAAACAATTTAAGGACACGCCCTATTTAAAAGCCTTGCAATATGCCTCTTCACAATCTTTTTCGTTACAGGATGCGGGGATTATTCACGGCTATCCGAAAGAAAAAGGCATTACACTAACCATCGACCTTTGTCCGTCGCACAAACCGTTGGACCGGAACATTTTTACCGATCTTATAGCTGCATTTGGTACCATTGAAAAACCGGTTCCGGTAGCACTTTCCCTATCCGGACATTTTCTGGAAAACCATCGTGACGATATCGGATGGTTACAACAACTCGAAAAGAATAATGCGATCCGTATTACCTGGATCAACCATACGTATAGTCATTTTTATGACCCTAAATTCCCCTTACAGGAGAATTTCCTACTCAAACCCGGTACCGATATTAATTTCGAAATACTACAAAACGAGGTTGTCATGCTCGAACAAGGACTTATCCCATCGGTATTTTTCCGGTTTCCCGGATTGGTATCGGATAACAAAGTCGTTGGTCTTGTAACGGATTACGGACTGATTCCAATTGGTAGTGATGCCTGGCTTGCAAAAGGACAATCAGCGACTTCCGGAAGTATTGTGCTGATTCATGGTAATGGTAATGAACCGGTTGGTGTTTCGGATTTTATCCGGTTGCTGAAAAATGAAAAAAATGCCGTACTGGAAAAACAGTGGTTGCTTTATGATCTTAGCAACAGTATCGGTTCCGAGTTTAAAAATTAGCCGCTTTTGTACTTCCTTTTTTGTATCTTAGCTGTATTCGAATTGTTTTATAAAATAACAATCCCGGTTTAGGAATGCTTCCTGAACATCCGGATTCCCAATGGAGTCCCGGTATTTTATTCTCTAATTTTATAAAACAATCACAATGAAAACTATAAAAATTGCCGTAATTGGCGGCACTGGAAAATCCGGAAAATACCTTGTACAACAACTGCTTAAAAAAGGTTTTTCCATTAGATTACTACTTCGGAATCCCGAAAATTATGATACTCAAAATCCTTTGCTTGAAATTGTAAAAGGCGATGTCCGCAATTTTGAATCGGTATTGCTTTTGTTACAGGACTGTGATAGGGTGGTAAGTACACTTGGACAACCCAAAGGCGAACCTACGATTTTTAGCACCGCAACCGGCCATATTATAAGAGCCATGCGCCACTATAAATTATCACGTTATATTGTAACAACCGGATTAAATGTAAACACGCCAACCGATGCTAAAAGTGATACAGTACAAATGGCCACTCGCTGGATGTATGATCATTTCCCGGAAACCACATATGATAAACAAAAGGAATACGAACTACTCGCGCAAAGTGATCTGGACTGGACGATGATTCGGTTGCCTTTAATCCGGCAAACCAACGAATCGTTTCCGTATCATACTTCCCTGACCGATTGCCCCGGTGCTTTTATCAGTACTACCGATCTGGCCGATTTTGTGCTACAGGAAATGGAACAACCTCGTTTTATGCGACAAGCGCCCTTTCTATATAGCTTTGATCAATAATTAAAAACGGAGTCTGATAAAGACTCCGTTCTTTTTCTCCCTACCGTTAGTCATTACGTTTATGCTTATGCGGTTTTAAAGTTGGATGTTTTGGCTTGTTATCGGGTGTTACCCGTTGCCGTTTGTCGTCTTTCCCTTTGTCCGTTTGTCTTTTTGGTCCGGGTTTAATCGCCTGAATGGTTTCCATGATTAATTTATTTATGGTTTGTAATTACCGGCAAATAACAGTCTGCAAACCGCGATTTCCTTACGGAAAACCGGAAATAAGAACACTCTATTCTAAACCTCAACTTTTAAATATTTTGTATTTCAATTTATTTTTATTGTTTTTCAATAAATTTTTACTGATATTTGTCATGTAAATTTTAAATCATCATCCTCTTATGGAAATTAAAATCACCACCAACCAGATTTTGAAAGTACTTCAAGTATTTTCCTGGATCATTTTTATCGGCTTATGTGTAGAAGCAGGCGGCATAGCTGTAAACACTATTATTTCACTTTTTATCAACCCCGATGGTGTACATAATTTTTGGGAAGGCGCCGATTATCTATCTGGTCTTTTTCAATCAGATCGAGGTCATTTTGCTGTTATTACCATTATTATGACCATCGTAGCCGTATTAAAAGCGATACTGTTTTATTGTATCGTCAAACTGTTTGTCGACAAAAAACTAAACATTGCCAATCCTTTTAGCAGTGCCTTACACCAATTTATTCAGAACATCGCGTATC from Flavobacterium sp. WV_118_3 harbors:
- a CDS encoding helix-turn-helix domain-containing protein, yielding METPIHSQMACNKAIMAVHDAMYVLGGKWKISIIASLLFGKKRYSDILKDVDGISGKMLSRELKEMEINQLIKRTVITTQPVSVMYELTPYGETVQPVITILAQWGIAHRDLITKGTASVEL
- a CDS encoding tetratricopeptide repeat protein, producing MTKPNFLQTITILLLSATTFSQTTDNPELQKMADDDQNARKQPNIDWTILNKEDKTRRERTAQLFKEDRVKTAKDYLNAGIVFQHGSDSIDSAMAVKSFEKAIQLDETLNKWWYAAAVDRDLMRRGKPQIYGTQFVKNRTNGRWERYKIDPTQITDEQRKYYSVETLAEQEAKERAMNLKSVSAYYNEQKAIDPIIQLLKSEVAKGKQSEYDVSEERINSFGYELLESGKTNEALKILKLNTELYPKGFNTFDSYGEILLQTGATKKALQAYQKSLKLNPDNDNAKKVLETHNIRIK
- a CDS encoding polysaccharide deacetylase encodes the protein MSLKHLFQILLYLFVTSANAQSDVRQYTRYTGYGQFNREDLIVLRRFQQNGQLQYLTVNCTTLETRIVPATALQVQTASWETLKKQFKDTPYLKALQYASSQSFSLQDAGIIHGYPKEKGITLTIDLCPSHKPLDRNIFTDLIAAFGTIEKPVPVALSLSGHFLENHRDDIGWLQQLEKNNAIRITWINHTYSHFYDPKFPLQENFLLKPGTDINFEILQNEVVMLEQGLIPSVFFRFPGLVSDNKVVGLVTDYGLIPIGSDAWLAKGQSATSGSIVLIHGNGNEPVGVSDFIRLLKNEKNAVLEKQWLLYDLSNSIGSEFKN
- a CDS encoding NAD(P)H-binding protein, which translates into the protein MKTIKIAVIGGTGKSGKYLVQQLLKKGFSIRLLLRNPENYDTQNPLLEIVKGDVRNFESVLLLLQDCDRVVSTLGQPKGEPTIFSTATGHIIRAMRHYKLSRYIVTTGLNVNTPTDAKSDTVQMATRWMYDHFPETTYDKQKEYELLAQSDLDWTMIRLPLIRQTNESFPYHTSLTDCPGAFISTTDLADFVLQEMEQPRFMRQAPFLYSFDQ
- a CDS encoding DUF2975 domain-containing protein, with protein sequence MEIKITTNQILKVLQVFSWIIFIGLCVEAGGIAVNTIISLFINPDGVHNFWEGADYLSGLFQSDRGHFAVITIIMTIVAVLKAILFYCIVKLFVDKKLNIANPFSSALHQFIQNIAYLALGIGLFSYYGLHYSEWLTQQGAGIPNLRLLNLDGADVWLFMAVTLFVIAQIVKRGIEIQNENDLTI
- a CDS encoding NAD(P)H-dependent oxidoreductase, encoding MELIESLKWRYATKKFNTEKVNPDTIDQIINATNLSASSTGLQPYRLIVVENPELKKELGEGSFNTQIANSSHLLVFAAFEKVTLEQIEDYMNHIATVRAIPVENLADFKNALVNGILSRGDEHNFQWAARQAYIGLGTAMIAAADLRVDSTPMEGFDPEKFDRLLGLQEKGLKSVVVLALGYRDAENDTFATFKKVRLPQEEFAITVA
- a CDS encoding methyltransferase domain-containing protein — translated: MAWNPERYDQFKKVRYQPFYDLAAFIQPKENLRAIDLGCGTGEQTAILSRQFPGSHFTGIDASAEMLEKSKAFVNENLYFKQTTTESVIHSDQKWDLIFSNAALQWSPDHEVLFPKLISCVQSDGQLAIQMPVQTENILNRILFDMVQEKPFSDYLKGYKRDSPVLSLDRYAQILFDNGIRDMQLLQKVYPIIAEDHKTLFEFISGTALLPYTERMDDDQQLHFKRVFLERIAAHFPKLPALYAFKRILLYGVKMV
- a CDS encoding DUF1801 domain-containing protein, producing the protein MAAIKTRQTDANVHEFIDSFAATEQKKQDSYALVKIMQDFTGFEPKMWGPSIIGFGRYHYKSERSRQEGDWPLVGFSPRKAAISLYIHMGNEEQHPLLEKLGKCKISKGCIYVKKLADIDIEVVKELMGNTIQQLHEKYGKL